The Nocardioides sp. S5 genome includes a window with the following:
- a CDS encoding M20/M25/M40 family metallo-hydrolase, producing the protein MTALPIERRAVGALQALVRIPTVSDRDPSRVDADAFEQLLAELAHQFPLLHERLEVIRVGTHGLLAHWAGVSAERPVVLMAHLDVVPVDPDAPWQHDPFGGEIHESPTGPAIWGRGTLDDKGCVVGICAAVEQLLEAGHVPAQDVWLSFGCDEEVSGTAAIEAVGVLRERGVTPWLVLDEGGAIAGGAFPGVKAPLGVIGVTEKGTTSLELVAEGRGGHASTPAPNGPTARIARAILRVEKSPFPASAPAPTLELMRRLAPHVPLPLRPLLSRADRMAPVVTRALLAAGPEAAAMTRTTVATTTLSGSPALNVIASTARAGLNIRVMVGDTVAGVVEHVRKAVADDSIRIEVVESGEPSPLSPMDERFELLEDCIGAVFPDAVATPYVMMAATDSRHFTAISEHVYRFAPFRMTKAQREAIHSYDEHLGVADLLDGVRWYALLIERLPS; encoded by the coding sequence ATGACCGCTCTGCCCATCGAGAGACGTGCGGTGGGCGCCCTGCAGGCCCTCGTCCGCATCCCGACCGTCAGCGACCGCGACCCGTCAAGGGTCGACGCCGACGCCTTCGAGCAGCTCCTGGCCGAGCTCGCCCACCAGTTCCCGCTGCTCCACGAGCGGCTCGAGGTGATCCGCGTCGGCACCCACGGGCTGCTCGCGCACTGGGCCGGCGTGAGCGCCGAGCGACCGGTCGTCCTCATGGCCCACCTCGACGTCGTACCCGTCGACCCGGACGCGCCCTGGCAGCACGACCCGTTCGGTGGCGAGATCCACGAAAGCCCCACGGGGCCTGCGATCTGGGGTCGCGGCACCCTCGACGACAAGGGCTGCGTCGTCGGCATCTGCGCGGCGGTGGAGCAGCTGCTCGAGGCCGGCCACGTCCCGGCCCAGGACGTCTGGCTGTCCTTCGGCTGCGACGAGGAGGTCAGCGGCACCGCGGCGATCGAGGCGGTCGGCGTCCTGCGCGAGCGGGGCGTGACGCCGTGGCTGGTGCTCGACGAGGGTGGTGCGATCGCCGGTGGCGCGTTCCCGGGCGTGAAGGCGCCGCTCGGCGTCATCGGCGTGACCGAGAAGGGCACCACCTCGCTCGAGCTGGTCGCGGAGGGACGCGGCGGGCACGCCTCGACGCCCGCGCCCAACGGTCCGACGGCCCGCATCGCGAGGGCGATCCTGCGGGTGGAGAAGTCACCCTTCCCCGCCTCCGCACCGGCGCCCACCCTCGAGCTCATGCGCCGCCTGGCCCCCCACGTCCCGCTCCCGCTGCGTCCGCTCCTGTCCCGTGCCGACCGCATGGCGCCAGTGGTGACCCGCGCCCTCCTCGCCGCCGGCCCCGAGGCCGCCGCCATGACGCGTACGACCGTGGCGACCACCACACTCAGCGGGTCACCCGCCCTCAACGTGATCGCCTCGACGGCCCGCGCCGGGCTCAACATCCGCGTGATGGTGGGCGACACCGTGGCCGGGGTGGTCGAGCACGTCCGGAAGGCCGTCGCCGACGACTCGATCCGCATCGAGGTCGTCGAGTCGGGCGAGCCCTCGCCGCTCTCCCCGATGGACGAGCGGTTCGAGCTGCTGGAGGACTGCATCGGCGCGGTCTTCCCGGACGCGGTCGCGACGCCCTACGTGATGATGGCGGCCACCGACTCGCGCCACTTCACCGCCATCAGCGAGCACGTCTACCGCTTCGCCCCCTTCAGGATGACGAAGGCGCAGCGCGAGGCCATCCACTCCTACGACGAGCACCTCGGCGTGGCCGACCTGCTCGACGGCGTCCGCTGGTACGCCCTGCTGATCGAGAGGCTCCCCTCATGA
- a CDS encoding allantoate amidohydrolase, protein MGFEQMWRDLAPVGRSAASGGYFRQPWASAESELRSWFAEECAARGLTVETDGIGNQVAWWAPASATGKGVLTGSHLDSVLDGGAYDGPLGVVSALAAVDTMRGRGFEPGRPIGIGVFVEEEGSRFGRACLGSRLVTGATSWDDARELRDRDGVFLADAVEATGLDPSTGLLSLERVGTFVELHVEQGRDLVDRDVAVGLASEIWPHGRWRFDFAGQANHAGTTRMEDRHDPMLTYAMTVLAANKQARLAGQRATFGRISVEPNGTNAVPSLVTAWLDARASSDDALAEMVDAVGRQAQDRAGRDGTSLTVTAESVSGSVAFDPDLAARLAGLGDWPVIPTQAGHDAGILSDAGIPTAMVFVRNPTGVSHSPDEHAETSDCLAGVDALADVLEELAR, encoded by the coding sequence ATGGGCTTCGAGCAGATGTGGCGTGACCTGGCGCCGGTCGGGCGATCGGCCGCGTCCGGTGGCTACTTCCGCCAGCCCTGGGCCTCGGCCGAGTCCGAGCTCCGCAGCTGGTTCGCGGAGGAGTGCGCCGCGCGCGGGCTGACGGTCGAGACCGACGGCATCGGCAACCAGGTCGCCTGGTGGGCGCCCGCCTCGGCGACCGGGAAGGGCGTGCTGACCGGCTCGCACCTCGACTCCGTCCTCGACGGCGGGGCGTACGACGGTCCGCTGGGCGTCGTCTCCGCGCTTGCCGCGGTCGACACGATGCGGGGGCGTGGCTTCGAGCCGGGCCGGCCAATCGGGATCGGGGTCTTCGTCGAGGAGGAGGGCTCGCGCTTCGGCCGCGCCTGCCTCGGCTCGCGCCTCGTCACCGGCGCGACGTCCTGGGACGACGCTCGCGAGCTGCGCGACCGCGACGGCGTCTTCCTCGCCGACGCCGTCGAGGCCACCGGGCTCGACCCGTCGACCGGGCTGCTCTCCCTGGAGAGGGTCGGCACCTTCGTCGAGCTCCACGTCGAGCAGGGCCGCGACCTCGTCGACCGCGACGTCGCGGTCGGGCTGGCCAGCGAGATCTGGCCGCACGGGCGCTGGCGCTTCGACTTCGCCGGCCAGGCCAACCACGCGGGCACGACCCGCATGGAGGACCGCCACGACCCGATGCTGACCTATGCGATGACCGTCCTCGCCGCCAACAAGCAGGCCCGGCTCGCCGGCCAGCGCGCGACCTTCGGCCGGATCTCGGTCGAGCCCAACGGCACCAACGCCGTCCCCTCGCTCGTCACCGCCTGGCTCGACGCCCGCGCCTCCTCCGACGACGCGCTGGCCGAGATGGTCGACGCCGTCGGACGTCAGGCGCAGGACCGCGCCGGTCGCGACGGCACCTCGCTCACCGTCACCGCGGAGTCGGTCTCCGGCTCGGTCGCCTTCGACCCGGACCTTGCCGCGCGGCTGGCAGGGCTCGGCGACTGGCCCGTGATCCCGACGCAGGCCGGCCACGACGCCGGCATCCTGTCCGACGCCGGGATCCCCACCGCGATGGTCTTCGTGCGCAACCCCACGGGCGTCTCGCACTCGCCCGACGAGCACGCCGAGACCTCCGACTGCCTGGCCGGCGTCGACGCGCTCGCCGACGTGCTCGAGGAGCTCGCCCGGTGA
- a CDS encoding nitroreductase family protein, translating to MEFREVVRRRRMVRRYSDAPVDPEVVDRMLAHAQRAPNAGFSQGWAFLVLDTPADVGRFWESTGADPETHNAWLDGMRTAPVVIVPLASKDAYLDRYAEPDKGWTDRSEDRWAVPYWWVDTGMAALLVLQTAVDEGLGACFFGIPSEHVASFRSAFGIPDDHAPVGAITVGHRLADTGAAGSPVRRERRTNLVHRGRWSTTVSP from the coding sequence ATGGAGTTCCGCGAGGTCGTACGCCGTCGCCGCATGGTGCGCCGCTACTCCGACGCCCCGGTCGACCCGGAGGTGGTCGACCGGATGCTCGCCCACGCCCAGCGCGCGCCGAACGCCGGCTTCAGCCAGGGCTGGGCCTTCCTGGTGCTCGACACCCCCGCCGACGTCGGCCGGTTCTGGGAGTCCACGGGCGCCGACCCGGAGACGCACAACGCGTGGCTCGACGGCATGCGGACCGCACCGGTCGTGATCGTCCCGCTGGCCAGCAAGGACGCCTACCTCGACCGCTACGCCGAGCCCGACAAGGGCTGGACCGACCGGAGCGAGGACCGGTGGGCGGTGCCGTACTGGTGGGTCGACACCGGCATGGCGGCGCTGCTGGTCCTCCAGACGGCCGTCGACGAGGGCCTGGGCGCGTGCTTCTTCGGCATCCCGAGTGAGCACGTCGCCTCCTTCCGCTCGGCGTTCGGCATCCCCGACGACCACGCCCCCGTCGGCGCGATCACCGTCGGGCACCGGCTCGCCGACACCGGTGCGGCGGGGTCACCGGTGCGACGGGAGCGGCGTACGAATCTGGTCCATCGCGGCCGCTGGAGCACTACGGTCAGCCCATGA